The genomic window TTGAGATGTAACCATGGCAAGTCGGGTCGTCTGCCAAATCAgcaaaatatcttcaaaattttgtataatcAGACAGTCAAGATTGTGCTAAGAACATGTGAAACAATTTTTTGTCTGGTGCCTCGACAGGAATCGAACCTGGGTTTCCGGCGTGATAATCCCTGGCTTTACCTCCTGAGCCAAATATCATCTAGCCGAGTGACAGAGGCCGCATATCAACACTTCTTGCAATTCACACCGATTCGTtccatttacatatatatacatcacacgcGATTTAGATTCTTTTTAACATATGAAAAATGGCGTATGAATATTTTTGACGGGACGCTTTACTCCACAAAATATAGTTCTCTAAACCAATAtgaacatttatctatttacatgtttattaaTGACCAAAATATTAAATACGTCAATAAATCTTATTTCAACTCAGCATATCAAGCAGAAATAGTAGACTCCCAAAGTTTAAATGTATCCACTGTTGTACAACGTAATATCTAAATAATAATCGTTTCTGAAGTAGATCCAGTGTCCGGAAATCTCAATTGCGCATGTCGACCCCAAATCCGTCTCAATGATTTCGACGTTCTTCTATTGTGTGACGTCGACATGCGCTTTTGGGGTTCATATCATAAAGagaatatatttacaataaaaacatctttttatttaatatacattaatgatatcaGGGACGAAATTTCTTAGAAATTTCAAACTAATCTGTCTTATTCAGCTATAACGACAATTTATATGACGTGGTATCAGCCTGGTCAGCTTACAAATCGATATAAAACGATGGCAGGAAAGGGGTCATGTTCATATGACCTCTcaattaaccaatcaaaacgcgaCTACCGAAATTTTGCCAGGGTCGATATCTCTTTGGCATCCATCAcgattgtttttttattgaatgAAGGTGTGAGTCAACTTTTTGTGCAACACGTACAACCAAAAATATTAAAACGTTAATTGTTAATTAATggctatgtatatatatgtacaaccCACCTTCCGATatgttctttaaaaaataaagttattGAACGCGAGACGACCggatattgatttattttttaagttcCGACTTGTATGTAAATTGTTGAGGACGTATATTAAACAGCTGTCGTGATTTCAATATCCgagtatttttgttgttgttgttgctgctgtttTTTGTTGATGTTCTTCATGTTAGAACAACGGAAAGTCAAAAGAAAATGTTGGTCCGACAACAACACTTTACAATATACACTTTCAAAATCGACATTGTGTCAGTGCATGCCGGTACAGAAATTCACCTCCTCTGATGTTTATTTTCAACCAATCATATCCTCGTACAGTCGACGTCACGGAACATATCAATCAGTAATTTTGTACTTCCGGAAGCTTCGCCCTTCACTGTGTGTAAGGATATGTGCCCAAGAACCACATATGTAACCACGACGGTATCAATACGTTCTAATCACACATAGAAACGTTATTTAACAAGAACAAAAACATTCGTCTGTGACCGGAAACTGTACTTTCGTCCATCGACATCTCATTTTCTTTTTACGATGTTTTCGTTTTCTCGCAACTCTACCCATAATTTGGTTCATGTGCTTCCGCCGGATTTTGTTTTTCGGTCGCCTCATCCGGCAATTCCACCGAAGTAATTGAACCATTTTACTTTCTTTTGGGACACAATGCATTCCAATTGGCCAAGAACACGAGACCTCATTGGAACATGTCCCCTTTTTTATCCATCTTGGCCAAAAGAGTAGGCCTTGGTCCTCCCATTCATATTTGACCTCGCACGTGCCATGCACGAGGAGCCAGCGCTTGAAGAGTTCTATATTTTCCTCGCTAACGTCCACCACTAGCCCGTTACGGTTTGTAAATGTGAAATTAACGTGATCAAAGTCTTCCGCTAGTCTCCCTTCTATGGAACTCTCCTCTGCGTTTGATAACGTCACATAGTCAAAATCAGACGACGAACTTAACGGTGACTCGATCGACATCCAAAATGGCATAAAATCTTTACCAAGTTTTTTCAGCAATTTCTTAGTCTTAAGATCCTTTTTTCTCGGTCTATATTGGTTGTTAAATGGGAATTGAATGGATGTTTTCGGATCGTCAGAGGGTAGGGGACTCATATGTTGCCCTGGAAACATGTCTGGGGACGGGATCCGGTGTCTCTCCGGAAATATGTTGTTTGTCAATGGTTTCTCATCAtcaatatatgaataaacaaaGAGAGACTTTCCCATCAGGGACATCGTTACTAGTAGACTGCAAATGTCCATCTCGGCAGTTGTTAGGGGACCATCTGTAAAAGAAAACGCAGGCTTTAGACATGGCGGCAATAAGGGGACCGTCTGAAAAACAAAAGTACGTTTCTTCTGCAAACATGGTCGCAATAACTCGGCGGCAATAGTAAGGGACGCCATCGGTAAAACACAATGTACAACTCTAAACAAAATGTACGTCTTTAGACATGGCGGCCATAGTAAGGGGAgcatcattaaaataaaataatatgttcTTCTTCAGACATGGTGGCAATAGCTAGGGGAGCgtctgtaaaacaaaatgtctttaGACATGGTGACAATCGTTACGGGAGcgtttgtaaaacaaaattgaCGTCTTTAGACATGATAGAAATAGTTGGGGGCGCATGTCACTCTGTAAAATAAAGTGTATGTCTGTAGACAAAATGTATGTCTGTAGACAAGGCGGCAAtattaaagggggggggggtctctAAAACTGAATGTACGTCTTTAGACATGGTGGCATTAGTTAGGGGAGCGTTTGTGAGATAAAATGTACATCTTTAAACAAGGGGGCAATAGCTAGGGGATCgtctgtaaaacaaaatgtacgTCTTAAGAAATGATAGAACTAGCTAGGGGATCGTCTGtaaaacaaaacttaaaacTTTTAGACATGGCGGCAAAAGTTAGGGGAGCGtctggaaaacaaaatgtacatctTTAAACAAGGTGGATCGTCTGTAAAACAAAAGTTAAAACTTTAGACATGGTGGCACTAGCTAGGGGATCGTCTGTAAAACATGTCTCTCTACAGTTGTATGACGGCAATAATTATGGGACGTCTTAGAATTATAATCTACGTCTGTGTACAATGTCCTTGTACTGGATCCGTCAGAGAGAGAATGATAACAATGCAATGACGATTTTGAAACCCCCTATTATTAACATGCCTTCCGTAATAACAGAAAAATTGAATTACTCGTAGACGCATACTTGTATTAATTGAATCCTGTAAATAAAAATGACAGACTGTCGATGACTAGCCATGAACAATGAAAAGGTTAGACGGATGTCATCCACATAAATATCGTCTTTACTGATAAGAGTGGTATATACCCTGTCGCTAGGTACATTGTGTAATTTCTCGGTAAGTAAAAACCTGTTGACAGGTAAGCATTATACACTGGCATTTACAAATGCATGTTCGTTACACATGGTATGCGTGTAAATTTATGTACATGCCTGATGTGTATGGTTGCGTCTATTTCTATAGGTAAAGTGTCTGTCTTACATGATGTCTCTTGTATTTATGTTCACATGAATCATGCACGTCCGTCCGACCGTACGAAGGGTATTTTTcgtgtctttatatatatttttttcaatctaGGTGGATTATATAATACGTCCGTCCGCCAGTATCTATATAATTGCACGTCCGTCCGTTCGTCTATGTAATTAtctgaatgtacatgtataggtaaATCAGATTTGTtcgtgtctatatatatttttttcaatctaGGTGGATATATAACACGTCCGTCCGCCAGTGTCTATAATGTCCATATAATTGCAAGTACGTCCGTCCGTCCGCCTGTGTGAATGCCAATAACTTATCTCAGTGTTGTCCAAATAAACATatctgtccatccgtccgtGTGTATGTATTTATCACAATGTTGAACGCACATGTGTCCATTCGTCCGTGTGTATGGACATATGTTCGTCCGTGTTTATGTACAAGTCTGTAAATCTAAAAGGACCGCCACAACTCAGTCGGTTTGAGCGCCGACCACTTTATCTCAGGTGAGGATCCGAGGCAGTGCGTGGTTGGACGCTCCCTTAGAAGAGAAACGGGACGGTCTGTACTGTCGCGTTGCTCACGGTGACATG from Pecten maximus chromosome 1, xPecMax1.1, whole genome shotgun sequence includes these protein-coding regions:
- the LOC117337091 gene encoding noggin-2-like, producing MDICSLLVTMSLMGKSLFVYSYIDDEKPLTNNIFPERHRIPSPDMFPGQHMSPLPSDDPKTSIQFPFNNQYRPRKKDLKTKKLLKKLGKDFMPFWMSIESPLSSSSDFDYVTLSNAEESSIEGRLAEDFDHVNFTFTNRNGLVVDVSEENIELFKRWLLVHGTCEVKYEWEDQGLLFWPRWIKKGTCSNEVSCSWPIGMHCVPKESKMVQLLRWNCRMRRPKNKIRRKHMNQIMGRVARKRKHRKKKMRCRWTKVQFPVTDECFCSC